The Spirochaetae bacterium HGW-Spirochaetae-1 genome includes a region encoding these proteins:
- a CDS encoding MFS transporter gives MKETKNTGMNQAFRALQHRNFRLFFMGQGVSLIGTWMQSVAVSWLVYRLTRSPLALGIVGFSGQIPAFILSPFAGVLSDRQSRHRILIITQTLAMVQAVTLTIIAATEIVAVWHIVLLSFFLGVVNAFDMPIRQAFVIEMVEDKKHLANAIALNSSIFNASRLVGPALAGIIIAVAGETACFTINAVSYVASIMALVSMRIPYIKPGIPEQNILADMKKGFTYVLNFTPIRDLLIMVSMMSLVAMSFPVLLPVFATEILHGQSHTYGFLTASTGVGALLGTIFLSMRKSVLGLGRIIAASVFIFGLGLAGLSLSRSVPLSMVLLAIIGFGMIVNIASCNTILQTIVREDIRGRVMSFYTMAFMGAAPIGSLITGSLSSRIGAPATVFAGGVFIILAGILFIGRLPALRRSIRPVYVKLGILPEVAMGLQTASALRKPPEYSGG, from the coding sequence ATGAAGGAAACAAAAAATACAGGCATGAACCAGGCCTTCAGGGCCCTGCAGCACCGAAACTTCCGCCTATTTTTCATGGGCCAGGGGGTATCCCTTATAGGCACCTGGATGCAGTCCGTGGCCGTGAGCTGGCTGGTTTACCGGCTCACCCGGTCACCCCTGGCCCTGGGCATCGTGGGTTTCTCCGGCCAGATCCCGGCCTTCATACTATCCCCCTTTGCCGGTGTCCTGAGCGACCGCCAGAGCCGGCACCGCATCCTGATCATAACACAGACACTGGCCATGGTACAGGCCGTCACCCTCACGATCATTGCAGCGACAGAGATCGTTGCGGTATGGCACATCGTGCTGCTCAGCTTTTTCCTGGGAGTTGTCAATGCCTTCGACATGCCGATACGCCAGGCCTTCGTCATTGAAATGGTGGAGGACAAAAAACACCTGGCTAATGCCATCGCACTCAACTCGTCAATATTCAACGCATCGCGCCTGGTGGGCCCGGCCCTGGCCGGAATAATCATCGCCGTTGCCGGAGAAACCGCCTGCTTCACGATCAACGCCGTCAGTTACGTGGCCTCCATCATGGCCCTGGTTTCTATGAGGATTCCTTACATAAAGCCCGGCATCCCCGAACAGAACATCCTCGCCGACATGAAAAAAGGATTCACCTATGTCCTGAATTTCACGCCTATCCGGGACCTGCTGATCATGGTAAGCATGATGAGCCTCGTTGCCATGTCATTTCCCGTACTGCTGCCGGTTTTCGCCACGGAAATCCTGCATGGCCAGTCCCATACCTACGGGTTCCTCACGGCCTCCACGGGAGTGGGGGCCCTGCTGGGAACGATCTTCCTTTCCATGAGGAAAAGCGTCCTGGGACTGGGGCGGATTATCGCGGCGAGTGTTTTCATTTTCGGCCTGGGTCTGGCGGGCCTGTCCCTGTCACGGTCCGTGCCCCTGTCCATGGTTCTGCTGGCAATCATCGGGTTCGGCATGATAGTGAACATCGCCTCGTGCAATACCATCCTCCAGACTATCGTCAGGGAAGACATCCGTGGCCGCGTCATGAGCTTTTACACCATGGCCTTCATGGGTGCGGCACCGATTGGAAGCCTTATCACGGGAAGTCTCTCCTCCAGGATAGGGGCGCCCGCCACGGTGTTTGCCGGCGGCGTCTTTATCATCCTGGCTGGGATTCTTTTCATCGGGCGGCTCCCGGCCCTGCGGCGGAGCATCAGGCCCGTTTACGTTAAACTGGGCATTCTGCCCGAGGTGGCCATGGGGCTTCAGACAGCAAGCGCCCTACGGAAACCGCCGGAGTATTCGGGAGGATGA
- a CDS encoding alpha/beta hydrolase has translation MKNKKIIFTSVLLLSLTILSCSLSQSMYTGYKNMKRSSADLVQKSVQVADYSMVYLEGGKGETLVLIHGFGAEKDHWTLMAKYLSDKYHLIIPDLPGFGESVKRDDMSYDVESQADRIHYFLKKLNAGKVFIAGNSMGGNISGIFAAKYPDEVAGLILLDTAGIIAPEKSDLTKSLEAGINPLIVNSTEDYDRLMEYGFVKPPYIPGPVKRILAEQAIKNKTYNEKVWSDMNRKPVLLQDRLSKLKMPVLILWGDKDRIINVSCVQVLEKNLKNFRTHILKDCGHAPMVERPGETAGYIKDFLQTM, from the coding sequence ATGAAAAATAAAAAAATAATTTTTACATCAGTACTGCTGTTATCTTTGACTATTTTATCCTGTTCACTATCTCAAAGTATGTACACAGGTTACAAAAACATGAAGCGTTCTTCTGCAGATCTTGTGCAGAAATCGGTCCAGGTTGCAGATTATTCAATGGTTTACCTTGAAGGCGGGAAAGGTGAAACTCTGGTCTTGATTCACGGATTCGGAGCAGAGAAGGATCACTGGACTTTGATGGCAAAGTATCTGTCGGATAAATATCATCTTATCATTCCTGATCTTCCCGGTTTTGGTGAATCGGTAAAACGTGATGATATGAGTTATGATGTGGAGAGTCAGGCGGATAGAATACATTATTTTCTGAAAAAATTAAATGCAGGAAAAGTTTTTATCGCAGGTAACTCCATGGGTGGAAATATCTCGGGAATTTTTGCCGCGAAATATCCCGATGAGGTTGCAGGGCTTATACTTTTAGATACTGCCGGTATTATTGCGCCGGAGAAAAGTGATCTTACTAAATCACTGGAAGCTGGAATTAATCCTCTTATTGTAAACAGCACTGAAGATTATGATCGTCTTATGGAATACGGGTTTGTAAAACCTCCATATATACCGGGACCGGTAAAAAGGATTCTTGCAGAGCAGGCGATAAAAAATAAGACGTATAATGAAAAGGTCTGGTCTGACATGAACCGAAAACCGGTGCTGCTGCAGGATCGTCTTAGTAAATTGAAGATGCCGGTGCTTATTCTATGGGGAGATAAAGACAGGATAATTAATGTGTCATGTGTTCAGGTACTGGAAAAGAATCTTAAGAACTTCCGGACGCACATTTTGAAAGACTGCGGTCATGCGCCGATGGTTGAGCGTCCCGGGGAAACCGCCGGTTATATAAAAGATTTTTTACAGACCATGTAA
- a CDS encoding nucleotidyltransferase yields the protein MNFLEKHKDEIVHICKKYRVLRLVAFGSVLTDDFSEKSDVDFLLELEGSENGMMRYMNIKFELEELLGRNVDLVMPGALSNQRLKKYIFATTREIYAA from the coding sequence ATGAATTTTTTAGAAAAACATAAAGACGAAATCGTGCATATCTGTAAAAAATACAGGGTCTTGAGACTTGTTGCATTTGGCTCTGTATTGACTGACGATTTTTCAGAAAAAAGTGATGTTGATTTTCTCCTTGAACTCGAGGGTTCTGAAAATGGTATGATGCGGTATATGAATATAAAATTTGAGCTTGAAGAACTTTTAGGCCGAAATGTAGATCTTGTTATGCCGGGGGCTCTTTCAAATCAAAGGCTCAAAAAGTATATTTTTGCGACAACCAGAGAAATTTATGCAGCGTGA
- a CDS encoding B12-binding domain-containing radical SAM protein, with translation MKKILFINPNINNTVFGKMKMLALPPMGLGVLASRTPDTYEVSIVDEMVDTLNFDVKANLVAVTATTGQAPRAYRIMEEFRKRGIPTVMGGIHASVMTEEASRYADVVAVGEADELWPQILNDYETGTLKRIYRANVFPGLKGIPKIDRSLFSKKYMIHSVQTSRGCPCNCSFCSVTKFNGARYRFRSIKDVVEEIEEIKEKRFFIADDSIVGLGKEGIEHARTLFKNLKGMGKSWGSQVCITIAEHDDLLRAAAEAGANTFYIGFESIETESLKFMDKGVNMRPMIKNYKDTIKKFHEHGIGVIGGFILGSDGDNRDIFEKTIEFVHETGIDGCQFTIMTPFPGTRLYEQMRNEARLLYTNYPEDWVRYNAYEAVIEPRNMTIDELKTGWRSVYDGTSTFGSSLKRSMKTFKNTGSFTNASINLFWNYYNYKAIKDFNF, from the coding sequence ATGAAAAAAATACTTTTTATCAATCCCAATATCAACAACACCGTGTTCGGAAAAATGAAAATGCTGGCCCTTCCGCCAATGGGCCTGGGCGTACTGGCAAGCAGGACGCCTGACACATATGAAGTGTCCATCGTGGATGAAATGGTGGACACCCTTAATTTTGACGTGAAGGCCAACCTTGTGGCTGTGACCGCCACAACAGGCCAGGCGCCGCGGGCATACCGGATCATGGAGGAATTCAGGAAGAGGGGGATACCAACGGTCATGGGAGGCATACACGCCTCGGTAATGACCGAAGAAGCATCACGCTACGCTGATGTAGTTGCAGTGGGTGAAGCAGACGAACTGTGGCCGCAGATCCTGAATGACTATGAAACAGGAACCCTTAAAAGAATTTACCGGGCAAACGTATTCCCCGGCCTAAAAGGGATTCCGAAAATAGACAGGAGCCTCTTTTCAAAAAAATACATGATACACTCGGTACAGACCTCAAGGGGCTGTCCATGCAACTGCAGTTTCTGCTCCGTGACAAAGTTCAACGGCGCCAGATACCGGTTCAGGTCGATAAAAGACGTGGTTGAGGAAATCGAAGAGATAAAGGAAAAACGCTTTTTCATTGCCGACGACAGCATCGTGGGCCTGGGCAAGGAGGGCATTGAACACGCCAGGACTTTGTTCAAAAACCTGAAGGGCATGGGCAAGTCCTGGGGGTCACAGGTATGTATTACTATAGCTGAACACGACGACCTGCTCCGTGCGGCAGCCGAAGCAGGGGCCAACACCTTTTACATCGGCTTTGAATCAATAGAGACGGAATCCCTGAAATTCATGGACAAGGGCGTCAATATGCGGCCAATGATAAAAAATTACAAAGACACCATAAAAAAATTCCATGAACATGGGATCGGCGTCATCGGCGGGTTCATCTTAGGTTCCGACGGCGACAACAGGGACATATTCGAGAAAACCATCGAGTTCGTCCACGAGACAGGCATAGACGGGTGCCAGTTCACCATCATGACCCCTTTCCCCGGCACCAGACTCTATGAGCAAATGCGCAACGAGGCGCGCCTCCTGTACACCAACTATCCTGAAGACTGGGTCAGGTACAATGCCTATGAAGCGGTCATCGAGCCGCGCAATATGACCATAGATGAACTGAAAACAGGATGGCGCAGTGTTTATGACGGGACCTCAACGTTTGGCTCGTCATTGAAGAGAAGCATGAAAACCTTCAAGAACACCGGGAGTTTTACCAATGCTTCCATTAACCTGTTCTGGAACTACTACAACTACAAGGCCATAAAGGATTTCAACTTCTAG
- a CDS encoding acetyl-CoA C-acyltransferase: MREVFIVSAVRTPVGKRKGYLREWKAPELLGRVLDEVVLRIDLDPASIDDVINGTVYQIGEQGFTLARMAILASSFPDEVPGMSVNRQCGSSLTALQIGTAMIASGMMDTVIASGCEIMTKYPIQSDMDGTLSNGSPMGNPWAPFYLRRVKNRPMSQMQVAQAIAEKWGVTREECEAFAASSHAKAHSATEKGYFKNEIMPFDGLDIDGRPVTQTVDETIRPDTTAEKLAALKPVAGTQWITAGISSPVTDGASAVVLMSGERVRELNLSPMARVAACAVVGSDPMLMLTGPIPATRKVLKGAGLSMQDMDLFEVNEAFAPIPLAWAKELDADMDRLNVNGGAMALGHPVGNSGTRLTITAINELRRRKGRYALVTLCTGGAMAPAVIFERA, encoded by the coding sequence ATGAGAGAGGTATTCATAGTGAGCGCTGTCCGGACCCCCGTGGGAAAACGAAAGGGATACCTGCGTGAGTGGAAGGCGCCGGAGCTTCTGGGAAGGGTCCTGGACGAGGTGGTGCTGCGCATCGATCTGGACCCAGCATCAATCGATGACGTGATAAACGGAACGGTGTACCAGATCGGCGAACAGGGATTTACCCTGGCGCGCATGGCAATCCTGGCCTCGTCATTTCCCGATGAGGTACCTGGCATGTCCGTGAACCGCCAGTGCGGCAGCAGCCTTACGGCCCTGCAGATCGGCACGGCCATGATCGCCTCGGGCATGATGGACACGGTCATCGCCAGCGGCTGTGAAATCATGACCAAGTACCCCATACAATCCGACATGGACGGCACCCTCTCAAACGGAAGCCCCATGGGAAATCCCTGGGCCCCCTTCTACCTGCGGCGGGTGAAGAACAGGCCCATGAGCCAGATGCAGGTGGCCCAGGCCATCGCTGAAAAGTGGGGCGTCACCAGGGAGGAGTGCGAGGCCTTTGCCGCGTCCAGCCATGCGAAGGCGCACAGCGCCACGGAAAAGGGCTATTTTAAAAACGAGATCATGCCTTTTGACGGTCTGGACATCGATGGAAGACCTGTAACACAGACCGTCGATGAAACGATACGGCCCGACACCACGGCGGAAAAGCTCGCCGCACTCAAGCCCGTGGCTGGAACGCAGTGGATCACGGCTGGGATATCGAGCCCTGTTACCGACGGCGCCTCGGCCGTGGTTCTCATGAGCGGGGAACGGGTAAGGGAATTGAACCTCAGTCCTATGGCCCGCGTGGCGGCATGCGCCGTTGTGGGTTCCGACCCCATGCTCATGCTCACAGGACCCATTCCGGCTACACGGAAGGTCCTGAAAGGGGCCGGGCTGTCCATGCAGGACATGGACCTTTTCGAAGTGAACGAGGCCTTCGCGCCCATTCCCCTGGCCTGGGCAAAGGAACTTGATGCCGACATGGACAGGCTGAATGTAAACGGCGGCGCCATGGCCCTGGGACATCCCGTGGGAAACAGCGGCACGCGCCTGACTATCACGGCCATCAATGAACTGCGCCGCCGTAAGGGTCGTTACGCCCTGGTAACGCTCTGCACGGGCGGGGCCATGGCACCGGCTGTTATATTTGAGCGGGCGTGA
- a CDS encoding acyl-CoA dehydrogenase produces the protein MDRSLQFSEGHDIFRNSFRRFLEKEVVPDYPLWEEEGIVPREIWLKFGANGYLLPWADEKYGGACADFLYSVIIAEELGRSGASGVLVSLHSDIVAPYVDSFGSEEQKERWFPRCITGEHILAVAMTEPEAGSDLASMKTKAVKADGGWLLNGQKTFISNGILADLIVVAAKTGGAETPAHQAMSLFMVERGMKGFSRNGPIKKIGFKAQDTAELFFDDCFVPDENLIGGEGMGFIYLMKKLQPERLVCALASQAAAEQCFEMTVQYVKERVVFGRPLSRFQNTQFVLAEIASQLAVGRSFVDDLIRNHMAGKDVVKETCMAKYWICETAKEIADRCLQLFGGYGYCTEYPISRFYVDARIQTIYAGTSEIMKLIISRSLGL, from the coding sequence ATGGACCGTTCACTGCAGTTTTCCGAAGGGCATGATATTTTCCGCAATTCGTTCCGGCGCTTCCTGGAAAAGGAAGTGGTCCCAGACTACCCGCTGTGGGAGGAAGAGGGGATCGTACCCAGGGAAATATGGCTGAAATTCGGAGCCAACGGGTATCTGCTCCCCTGGGCCGATGAAAAATACGGCGGCGCCTGCGCAGATTTTCTGTACTCTGTCATTATTGCCGAGGAACTGGGCAGGAGCGGCGCCAGCGGCGTCCTCGTGTCCCTGCACAGCGATATCGTGGCGCCCTACGTGGATTCCTTTGGTTCAGAGGAACAGAAGGAGCGATGGTTTCCCCGGTGCATCACCGGTGAGCATATTCTTGCCGTGGCCATGACTGAGCCCGAGGCCGGGTCTGATCTCGCTTCCATGAAAACAAAGGCCGTGAAGGCCGACGGGGGATGGCTCCTCAACGGACAGAAGACCTTCATATCCAACGGCATACTGGCGGATCTCATTGTTGTGGCGGCAAAAACCGGCGGTGCCGAAACGCCGGCGCACCAGGCCATGAGCCTTTTCATGGTTGAGCGGGGCATGAAGGGTTTTAGCCGCAACGGTCCCATAAAAAAAATCGGCTTCAAGGCCCAGGACACGGCGGAACTATTTTTTGATGATTGCTTCGTGCCCGATGAAAATCTCATCGGCGGCGAGGGCATGGGATTCATATACCTCATGAAGAAACTCCAGCCCGAACGGCTCGTCTGCGCCCTGGCCTCCCAGGCCGCGGCCGAGCAGTGCTTTGAAATGACCGTCCAGTATGTGAAGGAACGCGTGGTTTTCGGCAGGCCCCTGTCGCGTTTCCAGAATACGCAGTTCGTGCTGGCGGAAATCGCTTCGCAGCTGGCCGTGGGCAGGAGCTTTGTCGATGACCTTATCAGGAATCACATGGCGGGAAAGGATGTGGTGAAGGAGACCTGCATGGCCAAGTACTGGATCTGCGAGACTGCCAAGGAAATCGCCGACCGGTGCCTGCAGCTTTTCGGCGGGTACGGCTACTGCACGGAATATCCCATATCTCGTTTTTATGTGGACGCGCGTATCCAGACTATTTACGCCGGGACCTCGGAGATCATGAAGCTCATCATTTCACGGTCCCTGGGACTATAG
- a CDS encoding fatty acid oxidation complex subunit alpha FadJ, translated as MNSTIKKKYIEVKVKDHVAVITVNCPGTKVNAVSSGLLDEITALMPEFENDQEIEGLVIVSGKKDSFIVGADIDELNRKTTREEVIDYISKAHVVLNKLESLSIPVVCAIHGSCLGGGMELTLTARYRIASDSPKTQMGLPEVKLGLIPAGGGTQRLPRLIGIQKALSAMLQGTSFRPKQAKKIGLIDEIVSPYGMEDIAIAKAKDLASGRLKRNMRKRSFMEKILEGNFLGRRIIFSQARKMVMRQTRGHYPAALAIIDSVAYGYRKGMKKGLLKEIQLLGDLVLSPVSGALRSLFFGMTALKKNPLKDKIVAVEKLAVLGAGLMGHGIAAVSTGLADTILLKDMTLDAAARGMKEIWKGLDKRSRSGALTPFERDVQYGKIVPCDDYRNFRNTDLVIEAVFEDITLKRKVLREVEESTGDRTIFASNTSAIPITAIAAEASRRENVVGMHYFSPVPKMPLLEIITTKETAPWVTATVLEFGIRQGKTCIVVKDGPGFYTTRILAPLLFESGLLVYEGAEIPAIDGAMKQFGYPVGPMALLDEVGIDVGTHVTRELAVIFKDRGIAAPYDLGKIVEKGFKGRKSGKGLYRYDVPSKKGKRPVNTEVYALFSGSPRKNFTAEEIQQRVSLMMINEAALCLQEGIIADPRDGDIGAVFGLGFPPFTGGPFRYMDSQGIGSVTARMEQCVEKYGERFRPAQILKDMAVAGKKFYPNN; from the coding sequence ATGAATTCAACGATAAAAAAGAAATATATTGAAGTGAAAGTGAAAGACCATGTGGCCGTCATAACCGTGAATTGTCCCGGCACCAAGGTCAATGCCGTGTCCAGCGGGCTCCTCGATGAGATTACGGCCCTCATGCCGGAATTTGAAAATGACCAGGAGATCGAGGGACTGGTCATTGTGAGCGGCAAGAAGGACAGTTTTATCGTGGGCGCCGATATCGACGAGCTGAACCGGAAAACAACCCGGGAGGAGGTTATCGACTATATCAGCAAGGCCCACGTCGTGCTCAATAAGCTCGAGTCACTTTCCATACCCGTGGTCTGCGCCATACACGGCAGCTGCCTGGGCGGCGGCATGGAACTGACGCTCACGGCCCGGTACCGCATCGCCTCGGACTCGCCCAAAACGCAGATGGGACTTCCCGAAGTGAAACTGGGCCTGATCCCGGCCGGGGGAGGGACGCAGCGCCTGCCGCGCCTCATCGGCATCCAGAAGGCCCTGTCCGCCATGCTCCAGGGAACGAGCTTCCGGCCGAAGCAGGCGAAGAAGATCGGCCTCATCGACGAGATCGTGTCGCCCTACGGCATGGAGGATATCGCCATCGCCAAGGCTAAGGACCTGGCCTCGGGTCGGCTGAAGCGTAATATGAGAAAGCGTTCCTTCATGGAAAAAATTCTCGAGGGTAATTTCCTGGGCCGCCGTATTATTTTCAGCCAGGCCAGGAAGATGGTCATGCGCCAGACCCGGGGGCACTATCCGGCAGCCCTGGCCATTATTGATTCGGTCGCCTATGGTTACCGGAAGGGTATGAAAAAGGGACTTCTGAAGGAAATCCAGCTCCTGGGCGACCTGGTCCTGAGTCCCGTTTCCGGGGCACTGCGGAGCCTCTTCTTCGGCATGACGGCCCTGAAAAAAAATCCCCTGAAAGATAAGATCGTGGCTGTGGAAAAACTGGCAGTCCTGGGTGCCGGGCTCATGGGTCACGGCATTGCCGCGGTTTCCACGGGCCTCGCCGACACTATCCTCCTCAAGGACATGACTCTCGACGCCGCGGCCCGGGGCATGAAGGAAATATGGAAGGGCCTGGACAAGCGGTCCCGGTCCGGCGCCCTGACCCCCTTTGAGCGCGATGTGCAGTACGGCAAGATCGTTCCCTGTGACGACTACCGCAATTTCAGAAACACGGACCTTGTCATTGAAGCGGTATTCGAGGATATTACCCTGAAGCGAAAGGTTCTCCGGGAAGTGGAGGAATCAACGGGCGACCGGACTATATTCGCCTCCAACACCTCGGCCATTCCCATTACGGCCATTGCCGCCGAAGCCTCACGCCGGGAAAACGTTGTGGGCATGCATTACTTTTCACCCGTGCCGAAGATGCCGCTGCTGGAGATCATCACCACGAAGGAGACCGCTCCCTGGGTGACTGCCACGGTCCTGGAATTCGGCATACGCCAGGGCAAGACCTGCATCGTGGTGAAGGACGGGCCGGGATTCTACACGACGCGCATCCTGGCGCCCCTTCTTTTCGAGAGCGGTTTGCTGGTCTACGAGGGTGCCGAGATTCCCGCCATTGACGGGGCCATGAAACAATTCGGGTATCCCGTGGGTCCCATGGCGCTCCTCGACGAGGTGGGCATCGATGTGGGAACCCATGTGACCAGGGAGCTTGCCGTCATTTTCAAAGACCGGGGCATTGCGGCGCCTTATGACCTGGGAAAGATCGTGGAAAAGGGCTTCAAGGGCCGCAAGAGCGGCAAGGGGCTCTATCGCTACGATGTTCCTTCTAAAAAAGGAAAGCGTCCCGTCAACACCGAGGTCTATGCATTGTTCAGTGGCAGCCCCCGGAAAAACTTTACTGCTGAAGAGATACAGCAGCGCGTCAGTCTCATGATGATAAACGAGGCCGCTCTCTGCCTACAGGAGGGCATCATTGCAGATCCCCGCGACGGGGATATCGGGGCCGTCTTCGGCCTGGGGTTTCCGCCCTTCACGGGAGGTCCCTTCCGATACATGGACAGCCAGGGGATCGGCTCTGTCACGGCGCGCATGGAACAGTGCGTGGAGAAATATGGCGAGCGGTTCAGGCCGGCGCAGATACTGAAAGACATGGCAGTCGCGGGTAAAAAATTCTATCCGAACAATTAA
- a CDS encoding acetyl-CoA C-acyltransferase — protein MTGTIERVAVIDGCRTPFLRSGTGYRSLMGWEIGRYAVKGLMAKTGVSAREINHVIMGCVATDIRTTNVAREIALGAGLPETIPAHTCTVACISANMAVTNGADLIATGYADAVIAGGVETFSDPDIKVSKKYREFILDMTMFKRPKTLAGKMKLLRRMKFMDFIVPEKPALGEYSTGLIMGENADRLARRLGITRREQDEFAELSHQRAVVAWGKGVFDREVVPVVLPGQSAAITADNGPREETRVENIGKLKGAFDRKYGTVTAANSSFLTDGASAVLLMRESRARELGLKPKAYIRSFAYSGQNVLEELLLGPVFSMVPALKKAGLAFADLGVLEIHEAFSAQMLAVMKCIGSKEFARDKFNLPDRIGEVDQDRLNLYGGSLSIGHPFGATGGRLITTCCNRMIDEGKQFGLVAGCAAGAIGSAIILENAA, from the coding sequence ATGACAGGAACGATTGAACGTGTCGCCGTAATTGACGGGTGCAGGACGCCTTTCCTGCGGTCCGGAACGGGGTACCGCTCCCTCATGGGATGGGAAATCGGCCGGTATGCCGTCAAGGGGCTCATGGCGAAAACCGGTGTTTCAGCCCGGGAAATAAACCATGTGATCATGGGATGCGTGGCCACGGACATCCGCACCACCAATGTGGCCAGGGAGATCGCCCTGGGTGCCGGGCTTCCGGAAACCATTCCGGCCCATACCTGCACAGTGGCGTGCATATCGGCCAACATGGCCGTGACCAATGGTGCCGATCTCATCGCCACGGGATATGCCGATGCGGTTATCGCCGGCGGCGTGGAAACCTTTTCCGATCCAGACATCAAGGTATCGAAAAAATACCGGGAATTCATTCTCGACATGACCATGTTCAAGCGGCCCAAAACCCTGGCAGGAAAAATGAAACTCCTGCGGCGCATGAAATTCATGGATTTCATCGTCCCGGAAAAGCCCGCCCTGGGCGAGTACTCAACGGGCCTCATCATGGGAGAGAACGCCGACAGGCTGGCCCGGCGCCTGGGTATCACGCGCCGTGAACAGGATGAATTCGCCGAGCTTTCGCACCAGAGGGCCGTAGTTGCGTGGGGAAAAGGAGTGTTTGACCGCGAGGTTGTGCCCGTGGTGCTGCCGGGTCAGTCAGCGGCCATTACCGCTGATAACGGACCCCGAGAGGAGACCCGCGTGGAAAACATCGGCAAACTCAAGGGGGCCTTTGACCGCAAATACGGCACGGTAACGGCGGCCAACTCTTCATTCCTTACGGACGGCGCCTCGGCCGTTCTCCTCATGCGCGAGAGCCGGGCCCGGGAACTGGGTCTGAAGCCCAAGGCCTATATACGATCGTTCGCCTATTCGGGACAGAATGTCCTGGAGGAGCTTCTCCTGGGGCCCGTCTTTTCCATGGTCCCGGCCCTGAAAAAGGCCGGCCTTGCCTTCGCGGATCTGGGCGTTCTGGAGATCCACGAGGCCTTCTCGGCCCAGATGCTGGCCGTCATGAAATGTATCGGTTCAAAAGAATTCGCCCGCGATAAATTCAACCTGCCGGACCGCATCGGGGAGGTGGACCAGGATCGCCTCAACCTGTACGGCGGTTCCCTGTCCATCGGGCATCCCTTCGGCGCCACGGGCGGGCGCCTCATCACCACGTGCTGTAACCGCATGATCGACGAGGGGAAACAGTTCGGTCTCGTTGCCGGGTGTGCTGCCGGGGCTATCGGCAGCGCCATTATTCTGGAAAACGCCGCATAG
- a CDS encoding hydrolase, which yields MAGRKDLFKNILTEEEKARPYASLYGKAMSPVSPDILDIIETGPMDPRNTLPFENINDLLNPGYHAVETGYCRMPDNSCYVSVLTKMPGLTGKMIDWWFAWHPLESLRYKMWYPGAHFGNSVQDIARASDTRLSLRERYYHNTNYAVEDIGIGPDIMAITFFPPEEYGFDTSRFEKADVATVICALCGSATKKVTHTNMIHFVRSTKDGVEMRSRFWIGRKLKLDFLSGNSIINKLADTKPVRGLAIPKQTPHLMARHCAFEYSNLAAILPGLYREYGKA from the coding sequence ATGGCAGGCAGGAAGGATTTATTTAAAAATATCCTCACCGAAGAAGAAAAAGCCCGTCCCTACGCCTCATTGTACGGCAAGGCCATGTCGCCCGTATCACCGGACATCCTGGACATTATCGAAACGGGTCCCATGGACCCCCGTAACACCCTCCCCTTTGAAAACATAAACGATCTTTTAAATCCCGGGTACCATGCGGTGGAAACGGGATACTGCCGAATGCCAGACAACAGCTGTTATGTTTCAGTCCTGACAAAGATGCCCGGGTTGACCGGCAAAATGATCGACTGGTGGTTCGCCTGGCATCCCCTGGAAAGCCTGCGCTACAAAATGTGGTATCCCGGGGCCCATTTCGGCAATTCAGTTCAGGATATTGCCAGGGCATCGGATACGCGGTTATCACTGCGGGAACGCTACTATCACAATACCAATTACGCCGTTGAGGATATCGGCATCGGCCCGGACATCATGGCCATTACCTTTTTTCCTCCCGAAGAATACGGCTTCGATACGTCACGCTTTGAAAAGGCCGATGTCGCCACGGTCATCTGCGCCCTGTGCGGCTCTGCCACGAAAAAAGTCACCCACACCAACATGATTCATTTCGTGCGCAGCACAAAAGACGGTGTAGAGATGCGCAGCCGATTCTGGATCGGCCGAAAGCTCAAACTGGATTTTCTTTCCGGGAACTCCATCATCAACAAACTGGCCGACACGAAACCGGTGCGCGGTCTCGCCATCCCGAAACAAACACCCCATCTCATGGCCCGGCACTGCGCCTTCGAATACAGCAACCTGGCCGCTATTCTGCCCGGCCTGTACCGGGAATACGGAAAAGCCTGA
- a CDS encoding plasmid stabilization protein codes for MAEIIYTESYNKRAKKFIKKHPDLLSQYEKTLKLLEINPQHPSLKLHKLKGKLSELYSVSINISYRISIDFIIDDDMIIPIDIGSHDEVY; via the coding sequence GTGGCTGAAATTATTTACACTGAAAGTTATAATAAACGAGCAAAAAAATTTATCAAAAAACATCCTGATTTACTTTCTCAGTATGAAAAAACTTTGAAGCTATTAGAAATTAATCCACAGCATCCTTCTCTTAAATTGCATAAATTAAAAGGAAAACTTTCAGAACTATATTCCGTGTCTATAAATATTTCTTACCGAATTTCCATTGATTTCATTATTGATGATGACATGATAATTCCAATTGATATTGGAAGTCATGACGAAGTTTATTGA